Part of the Niallia alba genome is shown below.
TTATTAGTCGTTCCGTCGGCAGAAAGGGTTACACTTGTCTTTTCTTCTTTTCGGTCAAATTGTAACAAACTGATAGTGCCTTTGTATGTATTGTCATCAAGCAAGTCAAAACCAATAATCGTTGAAATTCCTTGCATTTCTATTATTTTTTCAGGGGCCATACATGCAGTACAAAGAAGAGAACACAGCAGAATAACAATTTTTTTCATTCTTTCAACTCCTTCTGGAACGAGTATTGATTTTTGATTTTATAATGGTTATTCCATACAAGAAAATCGGATAGATAAACCACAGAAAAAATCCAATTTTGCCAATTTGATCAAAAAAATAATTATTATCTACTCTTTTAGTAATTAAAAAACTGCAGATAAAAGGGATAATGGAGATGAGCCATATTCCATATTTCTGTTTTATATGAAAAATCTGTTTAATACCCATGGAAGAAATATACAGAGTGATACATAGGTTTGGAAAAATAACTAAAATCCATAATGGAACCGCAACAAATTCAAAGCGCTCAATAAATGGAAAATGGACCGTGCTAATCATGCTGACAACAGGCCATACATTCTTCTCTAATTCTTTCGCGCTAAAAAATAAAATAGAAACAACAGTTGTTATTAAAACAAGAATGGTCGTAAACCAGACTGCTATTTGACTAAACAGCTGTAGTTTATTTTTCTCCTTTATAAATGGAAAAATAAAAAATAACGTCTCGAAACCTAACATTGTATAACTGCTCTTGAAAACTCCTTTCATAATTTCTGAAGGAGTTGTCGTCATAATAGGTAAAATCCTAGTTAGGTTTATGGTTTGAAGTGGTTGGTACACAACAAATAGCAGCCATATAGTCAATAAAAAGGATAAGAAGCAAACACCGGTCACTACTCTAAATCCGCCGGATACAGCATAAATGGTTAATATTAATAAAACCAATACC
Proteins encoded:
- a CDS encoding GerAB/ArcD/ProY family transporter codes for the protein MKSNIRFVNAFMAFYIIHTSQIGMGILEVPRIVYLESKKDAWISILLSGLFVSLITWLMISILKKNEGGTLFEIHEHIFGRLIGSIFNFLIVIYFIAVHYSITISYVELSLTWGYEGVYEWVGVLVLLILTIYAVSGGFRVVTGVCFLSFLLTIWLLFVVYQPLQTINLTRILPIMTTTPSEIMKGVFKSSYTMLGFETLFFIFPFIKEKNKLQLFSQIAVWFTTILVLITTVVSILFFSAKELEKNVWPVVSMISTVHFPFIERFEFVAVPLWILVIFPNLCITLYISSMGIKQIFHIKQKYGIWLISIIPFICSFLITKRVDNNYFFDQIGKIGFFLWFIYPIFLYGITIIKSKINTRSRRS